GAATGACACAAACCCAACATCGCTTGcttccctttccccagcacTGTTATGGGTGAACAGGGGCTTCGTGGCATCAACAACATCTATTGTCCTGTAGGCACAGCAACCAGCTTGAACAAATTAAGAAACATGGCACAAGAAAGTGGCTTTTCCTGCCACTGTGACACATGAACTAGAGCTGTGCTAAGGGAGGAGACCTGACTTAGCTGTCCTTTTAAGATAAATCCAGGACTCCACAGTACCAAACCCGGTACTATCATGGTGGGAGCCATACACGGACAACAACTGAAATGGGGAACCGAAGGAAGAAGAACTCATCACTCCTCACTTTCGGCTTGCTAGTCTCGCCACCGCTCTTGGCCGTCCGATCAACCGCCACCGCACCGTGCTCCTTTGCTCCTTTGAACAGATCCTCCACCAGCTCATTGGGACTCTTCTTCCTTGGAGGACCAACAATCTGCTGTCCACTTCTCTCTGAGCCACCGGCATAAAACCTGACAGAAAGCACACGGTTTCTGGGTAAGCCCAGACCACTGCTTCTCCAGGAGATGTATGTGATAGGACCCAGCAGTTTTACATCAGGATTCACTTGTTCATATTTGTGCAGCTTAATGAAACAGTTTGGATCTACAAACATTAGCTACTACCAGTATATCTCCTACTGTGGCCATTTATGAGTTCCGGTACTGCAgagactttctttttatttatggtCAGATACCATAAAACTATCCATTGATCAACAGCAATTAAGTGATGACTCTCTCAGACCTAGCAAGAGAAACAGTCCAGGCTGACAAAGCTCAGTTTCAAAAGCTAGTACCAGCTATATTACCAAGCTGACCAAGACTTTCAGCAAGTCTCTGACCTGtcagatggaagaaaatgggCAACATCGAACTGGTATTTTGAGGGAAGGCATACAATCATGCCACACTTATAGATCACCACACACACGATGGATCCGAACTGGAAGCACTGAATGTACATTCACTGAAGTGCAATTAAGCACTTCTGGAAGAGTGAGTTTATTAGCTTCCAGGTGGCTTGTAACACATACAGAGCAAGCTCACATCTGTTTGCAGAAGACCATGCAGTCTACCTAGGTTGAGCCACCTTAAGATACATCAGTTCCATTCAATCTACCTTGCCTGTTAACCTTAAGGCCATTTAACTACTTACAGCTGACACTGTAGATGACTTTCTCACTAGTACGCCATGTTCCCATCGGAAAGGGGacctacatttttctttccacctcCATAATCCATTACATTACCCttcagcagcattaaaaaaacaaaacaaaaaaaccccccaccaacaaaaaaaccacccccaaaaccccaagcagaaataaaaacaatcccTGCATTACTCCCATGTTTCCATTCTCTATGGACACAAATGATGATCTGGGCTTTTTTCTATTCTTAACCTAGAGCTTCCACATCCTATCTTAAGCTTTCTCTTACAGCACAATTCAACGATGAAAACTGGTGCTTATACAGCCATGCTGAGCACGTGCTTATGCACAGACTTGGCACTGACCAACCTTTCCATGTCAAACCTAGTATTTTTCAGTACAGGAATTTCATATCGActtaaatctgctttttaaaaaaacccgtACACAAGCAGCAAGCCATCACAAAAGGGCAGGGATACAATCACAGGTTTGAAGTCTTTAACTGAAAACCTACCGctgtccctcctcctcttcatcgTCATCCTCCTGTGCATGAACAAGGTCTCTAAAGGATGTTACTCTATGGTCACTGCAAAAGTCAATCAGAGAAGTACGTCAGCCTCATGACACATTTCAACCACATAAGCAAAAGCTCCTGAAGGCAGCAGTTAGGCTGactctgttctgcttttagAGTCTGATTCATTACTCTATGAAATGACAGGTCAGCACTGGTGTGACTGAGTGGTGAAACAAGCTCCTGGACCTCTCTGCCAACTACACCGACAGGAAACAGGAGCGAGCACGCTGGAGGAGGCTCAGATGGCAACTGCAGACACAGCAGAAGCGGTGAGTCTTCAGTCACCTTCCTTTCTTGCGTCCTCGATTTTGTTGCCTGTTTGGAAGAGCCGCCACTTCCCAACATGCACAAGCACAGGTTTCTCTTCCAGGCCCCAGGACAGCTCAGCCTCCCCGTCCTTCCCCTCTCGTCATTTCTGCTGAGGCTGTTAGCTCAGATCCAACTGAAACAGGGTTCTTCTGCAATATGGACTTTATCCACCAAAGCCTGAACTGAGAGCGCTTTTCCTTCAAGACACAGTCAGTAACTCCTTTTCTTTAACACTGGATAGTATTTCCCTACTGCACAGGGATTTGGTAAGGCAAAATGAActtctttttgtaaaatgctCAAATTGATCAGACCAGGTGTCATACAAAATTAggtaatatttttcctaatatcaatCTGCTCAAATGAAAGCATCACCAAACAACTGTCTTCTAGCCTCAAAAGACAAATCAAGTTTTTTCTGAGCAATGAGGCAAGTTGTCCTAACTGATCTTTGGATTAGTTGTGCAATAACATCTGTGCTTGCAATATATACATGCTGATGTTTTCACAATTTCTAGAGAGCCAAACGAGGTGAAGCAGATCTAAATACAGAGCTACTTCTCCTGAAAATCAACATATAATTAATACTTTAGAGCTTGTGTTTTTACATAAATAGTTTCCACCATCAGGTTTACAAGCTGCTGATAAAGAGATTGGTCTGAGCTGAAGCTCCCTCCCCACCTGGCTGCAGTGCCTCTAGAAATAGAGCTGGGTGTCGGCTGGGGAAGAGTCAGAATGTCCTCATCACCCCCATCCTCGTAGAAACTGGCAAGCGCAATCTGGAAAGGAACACCACAGGAGCTTTTCAGGATGAAAGCAAACATTCCAGAACAATGGAAAAACCACACACAAGAAACACAGCTGAAGCTTTTGTCATGTCAGACCTCTTAAGGCACATCGACACTAAAGACATTTAATGTCATTTCCCCCTTTGGAGGTCCTAGCAAAGATCAGGCTGTGCCAATGTCTCATGTGTGGCTTTGTTATGGCAGGACTCTCACCACTACAGGTATGCCACAGCATCTTCCCCAACCAGAGGCCCTTATTCTGCAATATTTCTACAGAGGTTATGCTAAAATTACCGCtgaaacagctgcttttgtgACACCCATGAGTAGACTCTGAGTTAATTAAACACAGCCAGATTGTTCAGGGCAGTGGGAGACAGGGGCAGGTCAGAGAGGTGGCCCATCTCCTCCTTAATTTGGGGGTGCTGGGACTGCTGCTGACAGCACCAACAGCAGAGCTCTAACAGCCCCACGAGCATTCAAGGAAAACCTACACAAACCCGGCAAAATCCAGAACCTCCCAGTTCCTCGCGCCATGCTAGAAATTAGCTATGTTCAAATTAACGAGAGAACGAGGACGGGCTTGGGCCCAAACGGGCGCACGGACCCGCGGTACCGACTCAGCCCGACCCTGGCAGCCCGGCCAGGGACTCAGGAGCGGCCGTCGGGCGAGGCCTGAGCCTGCAGGAGACCGAGCTCCCGGCCCAGCGCTCCACCCCTCCCGCCATCGCGACGCCCTCCAGGCCGCGGCCCCCACCCGGCGCTGGCCTcggccgcgccccgccgccgagCCACCCCCCTCCTCAGCGGGCCGAGAAGGGCGGAGTGAACCGAGACGGCGGCGGAGGTACCTGGAGATCCCAGCCGGCGGACTCCAGGAAGAAGCGCGCTCGCTCCTCCTCGACACCAGTCACAGCCACGAACTCCCTCAACgcctcctccctgcccgccATCTTGCCGCGGTGCAGCACTCAAATCCCGCCGGggcccgcgccccccgccccgccccctgcGCGCCAACAAACGCTCCCGGGCAGAAACAACGTCGCGCAACGCGGATCGCGCGGCTCCGTGCACAGCGGGCCctgccgggcggcggggcgatGCGCGGGGCCCCGGAGGGTGCAGGGTCCCGTCCTGGGGCGTGCAGGGCCCGGTCCCAGGCTGCGATGGGTCCAGCCCCGGGAAGTGCACAGCCGAACCCTGGGACGGGAACCCCCAAGCCCCGGCGAGGGCGGCTGTGTGGGCTGCGGGCACCTGGGACCAGCGGCGCGGAGCAGCCCAGGGCACTCTGTGCATCCCAGCCTGTTTATTTCCAGCTACACATGACAAAACTGGCGGCAACCCAGCCCCTGGGACCCACTCCTGGCGCTGTGACCGGACAAACCGCGGGCTGTCATGGAGCAAGACGGGGTTGCAGCCCCGGTGTTTCCCTCCTCATGCCCTCCCGCGcttgaagaggaagatgaggaggcCACCCAGGAGCCCCTTCTCCAGCAGGATGCCAAGCCACAAGCCGGGGCTGGACAGGACGCTCACACCTGTGGTGGGGACAGGGGACGTGAGTGGCCGGGGCTCGAGGACAGGCATCCCGCAGCCCCCACCACTGCAGGGACCCAGCAGCTCTCACACACCGTTACCTGTCTGGGACCGGCCACTCAGCCCCTCCCTGGCCGGGTCGACGATCCGCAGGGTGGTTTTCGTGTCATCGGGGGCCTGGGCATCGTGCATCACCCGGCAGTTGAACACGGACCCGTTCTTCCTCTCCGTTGCTTGGACCTCCAGCTGGCTCCTCAGCTCAAACAAGCCCGAGGGGCGCTCCTCCGGCCGGGAGATCTTCTCCACCTTCATCTGCATCCCATTCTCCAGCCAGGTGACGGTCACGTCTCCTGGGTAAAACCCTTTCAGGTGGCAGGTGAAGTTCACAGTCTTGTTCACCTCCACAGGGCTCGGCGGGTCAGGGAGCAGGCGGATGCTGGGGGGGACTGGGAAGAGAGGCAGCACCTGCTAACAGGGTCCCCCAGCTCCACTGCCCGCAGGGTGCCCCGTCCCcgccccaggacccccagcacCGTGGGAACTGGACACCCCGAGCGCCGGTCCCCACCCAGCCCTCACCTCGCAGGGCTTGCCTGAGCTGGTACGTCCCCCTCAGCGGGGCCGTCAGCGTGGGGTGCTGCACCTCGCAGACCAGCTGTGAGCGGACATCGTGCTCCTGCAGCGTCACCGTCACGGTGCTGGCCATGTTGTAGGAGGAATTTGTCCGCCCAAGGGTGATCTGGGGCTGCTGAGCCGAGATCTGGGCCTCGTCCTTGAGCCATTTCACGGCGATGTCTTTGGGGAAGAACCCTCCGGCCGTGCAGGTGAAAGGCACCGACTGCCCTGGCTTCTGTCTGCGGCCGGGCCCGGACACGACCGGGTGGGTGGGTTTGGCTGCGGGGAGAAGCGTGGGGCCGTCAGAACAGCTCTGCCCCCCCACGCCCGGCCCCAGGGCCGCAGGGAGCGAGGGGTCCCGGGATGGCACGGATGTGCCTGGGGACGGCCCATGGGACCCTCAGCTGGGACTGGCCCAGCAGAGACCACCGGGCTGGGATGGGATGGGCTGTGCCAGGGACTGCGCCCAGCAGGGCTGGTTCCCAGcgggagctgctctgggagcCCCACTCACCACGTACGGACACCACCGTGCCCTTTCCACGCAGAAACGGCTCATCACCATCCAGAGATTTGGGGAACTTCACGCAGTAATAGGTGCCAGCATCCTCGGGTTGAACATCCCTGATGCGGATGGTGAAGTCCGTGTCAGACCCAATCAGTGCCCTCGTCACGCGGGGGAAGACGCCCTTCTGCTCATAGATGGTCTCGTTCCCAGTGCCCCAGCCCTTCAGCCACTTCATGGGGCCGGGGATGGAACCGTTTTTGGTGGTGCAGTTCAGGGTGAGGTTCTGTCCCGCTGTCACCTCCACCT
This genomic window from Balearica regulorum gibbericeps isolate bBalReg1 chromosome 16, bBalReg1.pri, whole genome shotgun sequence contains:
- the LOC142604136 gene encoding tyrosine-protein phosphatase non-receptor type substrate 1-like, translating into MAWVLILTALMLFLLRRAPGAGAQAVQDSKPEQPQDKVEVTAGQNLTLNCTTKNGSIPGPMKWLKGWGTGNETIYEQKGVFPRVTRALIGSDTDFTIRIRDVQPEDAGTYYCVKFPKSLDGDEPFLRGKGTVVSVRAKPTHPVVSGPGRRQKPGQSVPFTCTAGGFFPKDIAVKWLKDEAQISAQQPQITLGRTNSSYNMASTVTVTLQEHDVRSQLVCEVQHPTLTAPLRGTYQLRQALRVPPSIRLLPDPPSPVEVNKTVNFTCHLKGFYPGDVTVTWLENGMQMKVEKISRPEERPSGLFELRSQLEVQATERKNGSVFNCRVMHDAQAPDDTKTTLRIVDPAREGLSGRSQTGVSVLSSPGLWLGILLEKGLLGGLLIFLFKRGRA